A portion of the Panthera tigris isolate Pti1 chromosome E1, P.tigris_Pti1_mat1.1, whole genome shotgun sequence genome contains these proteins:
- the HID1 gene encoding protein HID1 isoform X3: protein MGSADSKLNFRKAVIQLTTKTQPVEATDDAFWDQFWADTATSVQDVFALVPAAEIRAVREESPSNLATLCYKAVEKLVQGAESGCHSEKEKQIVLNCSRLLTRVLPYIFEDPDWRGFFWSTVPGAGRGGQGEDDDENARPLAESLLLAIADLLFCPDFTVQSHRRSTDSAEDVHSLDSCEYIWEAGVGFAHSPQPNYIHDVNRMELLKLLLTCFSEAMYLPPAPDSGSTNPWVQFFCSTENRHALPLFTSLLNTVCAYDPVGYGIPYNHLLFSDYREPLVEEAAQVLIVTLDHDSATSASPTVDGTTTGTAMDDADPPGPENLFVNYLSRIHREEDFQFILKGIARLLSNPLLQTYLPNSTKKIQFHQELLVLFWKLCDFNKKFLFFVLKSSDVLDILVPTLYFLNDARADQSRVGLMHIGVFILLLLSGERNFGVRLNKPYSVRVPMDIPVFTGTHADLLIVVFHKIITSGHQRLQPLFDCLLTIVVNVSPYLKSLSMVAANKLLHLLEAFSTTWFLFSAAQNHHLVFFLLEAFNNIIQYQFDGNSNLVYAIIRKRSVFHQLANLPTDPPAIHKALQRRRRTAEPLSRTGSQEGASMEGSHPAAPAEPGTLKTSLVATPGIDKLTEKSQVSEDGTLRSLEPTSQQSSADGSPTAEEPGQAWREQRRLSSASASGQWSPTSEWVLSWKSKLPLQTIMRLLQVLVPQVEKICIDKGLTDESEILRFLQHGTLVGLLPVPHPILIRKYQANSGTAMWFRTYMWGVIYLRNVDPPVWYDTDVKLFEIQRDQACCWGPKEEGQCPGHLRRRPGATRLQKPDWGTSCILGVWSGVLRVSCYILSGQWM from the exons ATGGGGTCGGCCGACTCTAAGCTGAATTTCCGAAAGGCGGTGATCCAGCTCACCACCAAGACGCAG CCTGTGGAAGCCACCGATGATGCCTTTTGGGACCAGTTCTGGGCGGACACGGCCACCTCGGTGCAGGATGTCTTTGCCCTGGTGCCAGCGGCAGAGATCCGGGCCGTGCGGGAGGAGTCACCCTCCAACCTGGCCACTCTGTGCTACAAG GCCGTGGAGAAGCTGGTGCAGGGAGCGGAGAGCGGCTGCCATTcggagaaggagaagcagatcGTTCTGAACTGCAGCCGGCTTCTCACCCGTGTGCTGCCCTACATCTTTGAGGACCCTGACTGGAGGGGCTTCTTCTGGTCCACAGTGCCCGGGGCAGGGCGAGGAGGG CAGGGAGAGGACGACGACGAGAATGCCCGGCCCTTGGCTGAGTCCTTGCTTCTGGCCATCGCTGACCTTCTCTTCTGCCCAGATTTCACTGTCCAGAGCCACCGCAGGAGCACT GACTCGGCAGAGGATGTCCACTCTCTGGACAGCTGTGAATACATCTGGGAGGCTGGCGTGGGCTTTGCTCACTCTCCCCAGCCCAACTACATTCATGACGTGAACCG GATGGAGCTATTGAAACTGCTGCTGACATGCTTCTCTGAGGCCATGTACCTGCCCCCAGCTCCGGACAGTGGCAGTACCAACCCGTGGGTGCAGTTCTTTTGTTCCACGGAAAACAG ACATGCCCTGCCCCTGTTTACTTCCCTCCTCAACACCGTGTGTGCCTATGACCCTGTGGGCTACGGGATCCCCTACAACCACCTGCTCTTCTCCGACTACCGGGAACCCCTGGTGGAGGAGGCTGCCCAGGTGCTCATTGTCACCTTGGACCATGACAGTGCCACCAGCGCCAGCCCCACCGTGGACGGCACCACGACAGGCACTGCCATGGATGACGCGGAC CCTCCAGGACCTGAGAACCTGTTTGTGAACTACCTGTCCCGCATCCATCGTGAAGAG GACTTTCAGTTCATCCTCAAGGGCATAGCCCGGCTACTCTCCAACCCTCTGCTCCAGACCTATTTGCCCAACTCCACCAAGAAGATCCAGTTCCATCAGGAGCTGCTGGTCCTCTTCTGGAAGCTCTGTGACTTCAATAAG aaaTTCCTCTTCTTTGTGCTGAAGAGCAGTGATGTGCTGGACATCCTGGTCCCCACCCTCTATTTCCTCAATGATGCCCGAGCGGATCAGT CTCGGGTGGGCCTGATGCACATCGGAGTCTTCATCCTGTTGCTTCTGAGCGGCGAGCGGAACTTTGGGGTGCGGCTCAACAAGCCCTACTCAGTGCGCGTGCCCATGGACATCCCGGTCTTTACCGGTACCCACGCAGACCTGCTCATTGTG GTATTCCACAAGATCATCACCAGCGGTCACCAGCGGCTGCAACCCCTCTTCGACTGCCTGCTCACCATCGTGGTCAACG TGTCCCCCTACCTCAAGAGCCTGTCCATGGTAGCTGCCAATAAGCTCCTGCACCTGCTGGAGGCCTTCTCCACCACCTGGTTCCTCTTCTCTGCTGCCCAGAACCACCACCTGGTCTTCTTCCTCCTGGAGGCCTTCAACAACATCATCCAGTACCAGTTTGATG GAAACTCCAACCTGGTCTACGCCATCATCCGAAAGCGCAGCGTCTTCCACCAGCTGGCCAACCTGCCCACCGACCCGCCTGCCATCCACAAGGCCTTGCAACGGCGCCGACGGACGGCTGAGCCCTTGTCCCGAACCGGCTCACAAGAGGGCGCCTCCATGGAGGGCTCCCACCCTGCCGCCCCCGCCGAGCCCGGCACTCTCAAGACCAGCCTGGTGGCCACCCCAG gcattGACAAGCTGACGGAGAAGTCCCAGGTGTCAGAGGATGGCACCTTGCGATCCCTGGAGCCCACGTCCCAGCAGAGCTCGGCGGATGGCAGTCCCACTGCAGAG GAGCCCGGCCAGGCATGGCGAGAGCAGCGGCGACTGTCCAGCGCGTCAGCCAGTGGGCAGTGGAGCCCAACATCGGAGTGG gTTCTCTCGTGGAAGTCCAAGCTGCCACTGCAGACCATCATGAGGCTGCTTCAGGTGCTGGTTCCCCAGGTGGAGAAGATCTGCATTGACAa GGGCCTGACGGATGAGTCAGagatcctgaggttcctgcagcATGGCACCCTGGTGGGGCTGCTGCCCGTGCCCCACCCCATCCTCATCCGCAAGTACCAGGCCAATTCGGGCACGGCCATGTGGTTCCGCACCTACATGTGGGGCGTCATCTACCTGAG GAATGTGGACCCACCTGTCTGGTACGACACGGATGTGAAGCTCTTTGAGATCCAGCGG GACCAGGCTTGCTGCTGGGGCCCAAAGGAGGAAGGACAGTGTCCGGGTCACTTGAGGAGAAGACCAGGGGCTACTAGACTGCAGAAGCCAGACTGGGGGACCTCCTGCATTTTAGGGGTTTGGAGTGGGGTGTTGAGGGTCTCCTGCTATATTCTCTCTGGTCAATGGATGTAG
- the HID1 gene encoding protein HID1 isoform X2: MGSADSKLNFRKAVIQLTTKTQPVEATDDAFWDQFWADTATSVQDVFALVPAAEIRAVREESPSNLATLCYKAVEKLVQGAESGCHSEKEKQIVLNCSRLLTRVLPYIFEDPDWRGFFWSTVPGAGRGGGEDDDENARPLAESLLLAIADLLFCPDFTVQSHRRSTVDSAEDVHSLDSCEYIWEAGVGFAHSPQPNYIHDVNRMELLKLLLTCFSEAMYLPPAPDSGSTNPWVQFFCSTENRHALPLFTSLLNTVCAYDPVGYGIPYNHLLFSDYREPLVEEAAQVLIVTLDHDSATSASPTVDGTTTGTAMDDADPPGPENLFVNYLSRIHREEDFQFILKGIARLLSNPLLQTYLPNSTKKIQFHQELLVLFWKLCDFNKKFLFFVLKSSDVLDILVPTLYFLNDARADQSRVGLMHIGVFILLLLSGERNFGVRLNKPYSVRVPMDIPVFTGTHADLLIVVFHKIITSGHQRLQPLFDCLLTIVVNVSPYLKSLSMVAANKLLHLLEAFSTTWFLFSAAQNHHLVFFLLEAFNNIIQYQFDGNSNLVYAIIRKRSVFHQLANLPTDPPAIHKALQRRRRTAEPLSRTGSQEGASMEGSHPAAPAEPGTLKTSLVATPGIDKLTEKSQVSEDGTLRSLEPTSQQSSADGSPTAEEPGQAWREQRRLSSASASGQWSPTSEWVLSWKSKLPLQTIMRLLQVLVPQVEKICIDKGLTDESEILRFLQHGTLVGLLPVPHPILIRKYQANSGTAMWFRTYMWGVIYLRNVDPPVWYDTDVKLFEIQRDQACCWGPKEEGQCPGHLRRRPGATRLQKPDWGTSCILGVWSGVLRVSCYILSGQWM; the protein is encoded by the exons ATGGGGTCGGCCGACTCTAAGCTGAATTTCCGAAAGGCGGTGATCCAGCTCACCACCAAGACGCAG CCTGTGGAAGCCACCGATGATGCCTTTTGGGACCAGTTCTGGGCGGACACGGCCACCTCGGTGCAGGATGTCTTTGCCCTGGTGCCAGCGGCAGAGATCCGGGCCGTGCGGGAGGAGTCACCCTCCAACCTGGCCACTCTGTGCTACAAG GCCGTGGAGAAGCTGGTGCAGGGAGCGGAGAGCGGCTGCCATTcggagaaggagaagcagatcGTTCTGAACTGCAGCCGGCTTCTCACCCGTGTGCTGCCCTACATCTTTGAGGACCCTGACTGGAGGGGCTTCTTCTGGTCCACAGTGCCCGGGGCAGGGCGAGGAGGG GGAGAGGACGACGACGAGAATGCCCGGCCCTTGGCTGAGTCCTTGCTTCTGGCCATCGCTGACCTTCTCTTCTGCCCAGATTTCACTGTCCAGAGCCACCGCAGGAGCACTGTG GACTCGGCAGAGGATGTCCACTCTCTGGACAGCTGTGAATACATCTGGGAGGCTGGCGTGGGCTTTGCTCACTCTCCCCAGCCCAACTACATTCATGACGTGAACCG GATGGAGCTATTGAAACTGCTGCTGACATGCTTCTCTGAGGCCATGTACCTGCCCCCAGCTCCGGACAGTGGCAGTACCAACCCGTGGGTGCAGTTCTTTTGTTCCACGGAAAACAG ACATGCCCTGCCCCTGTTTACTTCCCTCCTCAACACCGTGTGTGCCTATGACCCTGTGGGCTACGGGATCCCCTACAACCACCTGCTCTTCTCCGACTACCGGGAACCCCTGGTGGAGGAGGCTGCCCAGGTGCTCATTGTCACCTTGGACCATGACAGTGCCACCAGCGCCAGCCCCACCGTGGACGGCACCACGACAGGCACTGCCATGGATGACGCGGAC CCTCCAGGACCTGAGAACCTGTTTGTGAACTACCTGTCCCGCATCCATCGTGAAGAG GACTTTCAGTTCATCCTCAAGGGCATAGCCCGGCTACTCTCCAACCCTCTGCTCCAGACCTATTTGCCCAACTCCACCAAGAAGATCCAGTTCCATCAGGAGCTGCTGGTCCTCTTCTGGAAGCTCTGTGACTTCAATAAG aaaTTCCTCTTCTTTGTGCTGAAGAGCAGTGATGTGCTGGACATCCTGGTCCCCACCCTCTATTTCCTCAATGATGCCCGAGCGGATCAGT CTCGGGTGGGCCTGATGCACATCGGAGTCTTCATCCTGTTGCTTCTGAGCGGCGAGCGGAACTTTGGGGTGCGGCTCAACAAGCCCTACTCAGTGCGCGTGCCCATGGACATCCCGGTCTTTACCGGTACCCACGCAGACCTGCTCATTGTG GTATTCCACAAGATCATCACCAGCGGTCACCAGCGGCTGCAACCCCTCTTCGACTGCCTGCTCACCATCGTGGTCAACG TGTCCCCCTACCTCAAGAGCCTGTCCATGGTAGCTGCCAATAAGCTCCTGCACCTGCTGGAGGCCTTCTCCACCACCTGGTTCCTCTTCTCTGCTGCCCAGAACCACCACCTGGTCTTCTTCCTCCTGGAGGCCTTCAACAACATCATCCAGTACCAGTTTGATG GAAACTCCAACCTGGTCTACGCCATCATCCGAAAGCGCAGCGTCTTCCACCAGCTGGCCAACCTGCCCACCGACCCGCCTGCCATCCACAAGGCCTTGCAACGGCGCCGACGGACGGCTGAGCCCTTGTCCCGAACCGGCTCACAAGAGGGCGCCTCCATGGAGGGCTCCCACCCTGCCGCCCCCGCCGAGCCCGGCACTCTCAAGACCAGCCTGGTGGCCACCCCAG gcattGACAAGCTGACGGAGAAGTCCCAGGTGTCAGAGGATGGCACCTTGCGATCCCTGGAGCCCACGTCCCAGCAGAGCTCGGCGGATGGCAGTCCCACTGCAGAG GAGCCCGGCCAGGCATGGCGAGAGCAGCGGCGACTGTCCAGCGCGTCAGCCAGTGGGCAGTGGAGCCCAACATCGGAGTGG gTTCTCTCGTGGAAGTCCAAGCTGCCACTGCAGACCATCATGAGGCTGCTTCAGGTGCTGGTTCCCCAGGTGGAGAAGATCTGCATTGACAa GGGCCTGACGGATGAGTCAGagatcctgaggttcctgcagcATGGCACCCTGGTGGGGCTGCTGCCCGTGCCCCACCCCATCCTCATCCGCAAGTACCAGGCCAATTCGGGCACGGCCATGTGGTTCCGCACCTACATGTGGGGCGTCATCTACCTGAG GAATGTGGACCCACCTGTCTGGTACGACACGGATGTGAAGCTCTTTGAGATCCAGCGG GACCAGGCTTGCTGCTGGGGCCCAAAGGAGGAAGGACAGTGTCCGGGTCACTTGAGGAGAAGACCAGGGGCTACTAGACTGCAGAAGCCAGACTGGGGGACCTCCTGCATTTTAGGGGTTTGGAGTGGGGTGTTGAGGGTCTCCTGCTATATTCTCTCTGGTCAATGGATGTAG
- the HID1 gene encoding protein HID1 isoform X4 has protein sequence MGSADSKLNFRKAVIQLTTKTQPVEATDDAFWDQFWADTATSVQDVFALVPAAEIRAVREESPSNLATLCYKAVEKLVQGAESGCHSEKEKQIVLNCSRLLTRVLPYIFEDPDWRGFFWSTVPGAGRGGQGEDDDENARPLAESLLLAIADLLFCPDFTVQSHRRSTVDSAEDVHSLDSCEYIWEAGVGFAHSPQPNYIHDVNRMELLKLLLTCFSEAMYLPPAPDSGSTNPWVQFFCSTENRHALPLFTSLLNTVCAYDPVGYGIPYNHLLFSDYREPLVEEAAQVLIVTLDHDSATSASPTVDGTTTGTAMDDADPPGPENLFVNYLSRIHREEDFQFILKGIARLLSNPLLQTYLPNSTKKIQFHQELLVLFWKLCDFNKKFLFFVLKSSDVLDILVPTLYFLNDARADQSRVGLMHIGVFILLLLSGERNFGVRLNKPYSVRVPMDIPVFTGTHADLLIVVFHKIITSGHQRLQPLFDCLLTIVVNVSPYLKSLSMVAANKLLHLLEAFSTTWFLFSAAQNHHLVFFLLEAFNNIIQYQFDGNSNLVYAIIRKRSVFHQLANLPTDPPAIHKALQRRRRTAEPLSRTGSQEGASMEGSHPAAPAEPGTLKTSLVATPGIDKLTEKSQVSEDGTLRSLEPTSQQSSADGSPTAEEPGQAWREQRRLSSASASGQWSPTSEWVLSWKSKLPLQTIMRLLQVLVPQVEKICIDKGLTDESEILRFLQHGTLVGLLPVPHPILIRKYQANSGTAMWFRTYMWGVIYLRNVDPPVWYDTDVKLFEIQRV, from the exons ATGGGGTCGGCCGACTCTAAGCTGAATTTCCGAAAGGCGGTGATCCAGCTCACCACCAAGACGCAG CCTGTGGAAGCCACCGATGATGCCTTTTGGGACCAGTTCTGGGCGGACACGGCCACCTCGGTGCAGGATGTCTTTGCCCTGGTGCCAGCGGCAGAGATCCGGGCCGTGCGGGAGGAGTCACCCTCCAACCTGGCCACTCTGTGCTACAAG GCCGTGGAGAAGCTGGTGCAGGGAGCGGAGAGCGGCTGCCATTcggagaaggagaagcagatcGTTCTGAACTGCAGCCGGCTTCTCACCCGTGTGCTGCCCTACATCTTTGAGGACCCTGACTGGAGGGGCTTCTTCTGGTCCACAGTGCCCGGGGCAGGGCGAGGAGGG CAGGGAGAGGACGACGACGAGAATGCCCGGCCCTTGGCTGAGTCCTTGCTTCTGGCCATCGCTGACCTTCTCTTCTGCCCAGATTTCACTGTCCAGAGCCACCGCAGGAGCACTGTG GACTCGGCAGAGGATGTCCACTCTCTGGACAGCTGTGAATACATCTGGGAGGCTGGCGTGGGCTTTGCTCACTCTCCCCAGCCCAACTACATTCATGACGTGAACCG GATGGAGCTATTGAAACTGCTGCTGACATGCTTCTCTGAGGCCATGTACCTGCCCCCAGCTCCGGACAGTGGCAGTACCAACCCGTGGGTGCAGTTCTTTTGTTCCACGGAAAACAG ACATGCCCTGCCCCTGTTTACTTCCCTCCTCAACACCGTGTGTGCCTATGACCCTGTGGGCTACGGGATCCCCTACAACCACCTGCTCTTCTCCGACTACCGGGAACCCCTGGTGGAGGAGGCTGCCCAGGTGCTCATTGTCACCTTGGACCATGACAGTGCCACCAGCGCCAGCCCCACCGTGGACGGCACCACGACAGGCACTGCCATGGATGACGCGGAC CCTCCAGGACCTGAGAACCTGTTTGTGAACTACCTGTCCCGCATCCATCGTGAAGAG GACTTTCAGTTCATCCTCAAGGGCATAGCCCGGCTACTCTCCAACCCTCTGCTCCAGACCTATTTGCCCAACTCCACCAAGAAGATCCAGTTCCATCAGGAGCTGCTGGTCCTCTTCTGGAAGCTCTGTGACTTCAATAAG aaaTTCCTCTTCTTTGTGCTGAAGAGCAGTGATGTGCTGGACATCCTGGTCCCCACCCTCTATTTCCTCAATGATGCCCGAGCGGATCAGT CTCGGGTGGGCCTGATGCACATCGGAGTCTTCATCCTGTTGCTTCTGAGCGGCGAGCGGAACTTTGGGGTGCGGCTCAACAAGCCCTACTCAGTGCGCGTGCCCATGGACATCCCGGTCTTTACCGGTACCCACGCAGACCTGCTCATTGTG GTATTCCACAAGATCATCACCAGCGGTCACCAGCGGCTGCAACCCCTCTTCGACTGCCTGCTCACCATCGTGGTCAACG TGTCCCCCTACCTCAAGAGCCTGTCCATGGTAGCTGCCAATAAGCTCCTGCACCTGCTGGAGGCCTTCTCCACCACCTGGTTCCTCTTCTCTGCTGCCCAGAACCACCACCTGGTCTTCTTCCTCCTGGAGGCCTTCAACAACATCATCCAGTACCAGTTTGATG GAAACTCCAACCTGGTCTACGCCATCATCCGAAAGCGCAGCGTCTTCCACCAGCTGGCCAACCTGCCCACCGACCCGCCTGCCATCCACAAGGCCTTGCAACGGCGCCGACGGACGGCTGAGCCCTTGTCCCGAACCGGCTCACAAGAGGGCGCCTCCATGGAGGGCTCCCACCCTGCCGCCCCCGCCGAGCCCGGCACTCTCAAGACCAGCCTGGTGGCCACCCCAG gcattGACAAGCTGACGGAGAAGTCCCAGGTGTCAGAGGATGGCACCTTGCGATCCCTGGAGCCCACGTCCCAGCAGAGCTCGGCGGATGGCAGTCCCACTGCAGAG GAGCCCGGCCAGGCATGGCGAGAGCAGCGGCGACTGTCCAGCGCGTCAGCCAGTGGGCAGTGGAGCCCAACATCGGAGTGG gTTCTCTCGTGGAAGTCCAAGCTGCCACTGCAGACCATCATGAGGCTGCTTCAGGTGCTGGTTCCCCAGGTGGAGAAGATCTGCATTGACAa GGGCCTGACGGATGAGTCAGagatcctgaggttcctgcagcATGGCACCCTGGTGGGGCTGCTGCCCGTGCCCCACCCCATCCTCATCCGCAAGTACCAGGCCAATTCGGGCACGGCCATGTGGTTCCGCACCTACATGTGGGGCGTCATCTACCTGAG GAATGTGGACCCACCTGTCTGGTACGACACGGATGTGAAGCTCTTTGAGATCCAGCGGGTGTGA
- the HID1 gene encoding protein HID1 isoform X1, with protein MGSADSKLNFRKAVIQLTTKTQPVEATDDAFWDQFWADTATSVQDVFALVPAAEIRAVREESPSNLATLCYKAVEKLVQGAESGCHSEKEKQIVLNCSRLLTRVLPYIFEDPDWRGFFWSTVPGAGRGGQGEDDDENARPLAESLLLAIADLLFCPDFTVQSHRRSTVDSAEDVHSLDSCEYIWEAGVGFAHSPQPNYIHDVNRMELLKLLLTCFSEAMYLPPAPDSGSTNPWVQFFCSTENRHALPLFTSLLNTVCAYDPVGYGIPYNHLLFSDYREPLVEEAAQVLIVTLDHDSATSASPTVDGTTTGTAMDDADPPGPENLFVNYLSRIHREEDFQFILKGIARLLSNPLLQTYLPNSTKKIQFHQELLVLFWKLCDFNKKFLFFVLKSSDVLDILVPTLYFLNDARADQSRVGLMHIGVFILLLLSGERNFGVRLNKPYSVRVPMDIPVFTGTHADLLIVVFHKIITSGHQRLQPLFDCLLTIVVNVSPYLKSLSMVAANKLLHLLEAFSTTWFLFSAAQNHHLVFFLLEAFNNIIQYQFDGNSNLVYAIIRKRSVFHQLANLPTDPPAIHKALQRRRRTAEPLSRTGSQEGASMEGSHPAAPAEPGTLKTSLVATPGIDKLTEKSQVSEDGTLRSLEPTSQQSSADGSPTAEEPGQAWREQRRLSSASASGQWSPTSEWVLSWKSKLPLQTIMRLLQVLVPQVEKICIDKGLTDESEILRFLQHGTLVGLLPVPHPILIRKYQANSGTAMWFRTYMWGVIYLRNVDPPVWYDTDVKLFEIQRDQACCWGPKEEGQCPGHLRRRPGATRLQKPDWGTSCILGVWSGVLRVSCYILSGQWM; from the exons ATGGGGTCGGCCGACTCTAAGCTGAATTTCCGAAAGGCGGTGATCCAGCTCACCACCAAGACGCAG CCTGTGGAAGCCACCGATGATGCCTTTTGGGACCAGTTCTGGGCGGACACGGCCACCTCGGTGCAGGATGTCTTTGCCCTGGTGCCAGCGGCAGAGATCCGGGCCGTGCGGGAGGAGTCACCCTCCAACCTGGCCACTCTGTGCTACAAG GCCGTGGAGAAGCTGGTGCAGGGAGCGGAGAGCGGCTGCCATTcggagaaggagaagcagatcGTTCTGAACTGCAGCCGGCTTCTCACCCGTGTGCTGCCCTACATCTTTGAGGACCCTGACTGGAGGGGCTTCTTCTGGTCCACAGTGCCCGGGGCAGGGCGAGGAGGG CAGGGAGAGGACGACGACGAGAATGCCCGGCCCTTGGCTGAGTCCTTGCTTCTGGCCATCGCTGACCTTCTCTTCTGCCCAGATTTCACTGTCCAGAGCCACCGCAGGAGCACTGTG GACTCGGCAGAGGATGTCCACTCTCTGGACAGCTGTGAATACATCTGGGAGGCTGGCGTGGGCTTTGCTCACTCTCCCCAGCCCAACTACATTCATGACGTGAACCG GATGGAGCTATTGAAACTGCTGCTGACATGCTTCTCTGAGGCCATGTACCTGCCCCCAGCTCCGGACAGTGGCAGTACCAACCCGTGGGTGCAGTTCTTTTGTTCCACGGAAAACAG ACATGCCCTGCCCCTGTTTACTTCCCTCCTCAACACCGTGTGTGCCTATGACCCTGTGGGCTACGGGATCCCCTACAACCACCTGCTCTTCTCCGACTACCGGGAACCCCTGGTGGAGGAGGCTGCCCAGGTGCTCATTGTCACCTTGGACCATGACAGTGCCACCAGCGCCAGCCCCACCGTGGACGGCACCACGACAGGCACTGCCATGGATGACGCGGAC CCTCCAGGACCTGAGAACCTGTTTGTGAACTACCTGTCCCGCATCCATCGTGAAGAG GACTTTCAGTTCATCCTCAAGGGCATAGCCCGGCTACTCTCCAACCCTCTGCTCCAGACCTATTTGCCCAACTCCACCAAGAAGATCCAGTTCCATCAGGAGCTGCTGGTCCTCTTCTGGAAGCTCTGTGACTTCAATAAG aaaTTCCTCTTCTTTGTGCTGAAGAGCAGTGATGTGCTGGACATCCTGGTCCCCACCCTCTATTTCCTCAATGATGCCCGAGCGGATCAGT CTCGGGTGGGCCTGATGCACATCGGAGTCTTCATCCTGTTGCTTCTGAGCGGCGAGCGGAACTTTGGGGTGCGGCTCAACAAGCCCTACTCAGTGCGCGTGCCCATGGACATCCCGGTCTTTACCGGTACCCACGCAGACCTGCTCATTGTG GTATTCCACAAGATCATCACCAGCGGTCACCAGCGGCTGCAACCCCTCTTCGACTGCCTGCTCACCATCGTGGTCAACG TGTCCCCCTACCTCAAGAGCCTGTCCATGGTAGCTGCCAATAAGCTCCTGCACCTGCTGGAGGCCTTCTCCACCACCTGGTTCCTCTTCTCTGCTGCCCAGAACCACCACCTGGTCTTCTTCCTCCTGGAGGCCTTCAACAACATCATCCAGTACCAGTTTGATG GAAACTCCAACCTGGTCTACGCCATCATCCGAAAGCGCAGCGTCTTCCACCAGCTGGCCAACCTGCCCACCGACCCGCCTGCCATCCACAAGGCCTTGCAACGGCGCCGACGGACGGCTGAGCCCTTGTCCCGAACCGGCTCACAAGAGGGCGCCTCCATGGAGGGCTCCCACCCTGCCGCCCCCGCCGAGCCCGGCACTCTCAAGACCAGCCTGGTGGCCACCCCAG gcattGACAAGCTGACGGAGAAGTCCCAGGTGTCAGAGGATGGCACCTTGCGATCCCTGGAGCCCACGTCCCAGCAGAGCTCGGCGGATGGCAGTCCCACTGCAGAG GAGCCCGGCCAGGCATGGCGAGAGCAGCGGCGACTGTCCAGCGCGTCAGCCAGTGGGCAGTGGAGCCCAACATCGGAGTGG gTTCTCTCGTGGAAGTCCAAGCTGCCACTGCAGACCATCATGAGGCTGCTTCAGGTGCTGGTTCCCCAGGTGGAGAAGATCTGCATTGACAa GGGCCTGACGGATGAGTCAGagatcctgaggttcctgcagcATGGCACCCTGGTGGGGCTGCTGCCCGTGCCCCACCCCATCCTCATCCGCAAGTACCAGGCCAATTCGGGCACGGCCATGTGGTTCCGCACCTACATGTGGGGCGTCATCTACCTGAG GAATGTGGACCCACCTGTCTGGTACGACACGGATGTGAAGCTCTTTGAGATCCAGCGG GACCAGGCTTGCTGCTGGGGCCCAAAGGAGGAAGGACAGTGTCCGGGTCACTTGAGGAGAAGACCAGGGGCTACTAGACTGCAGAAGCCAGACTGGGGGACCTCCTGCATTTTAGGGGTTTGGAGTGGGGTGTTGAGGGTCTCCTGCTATATTCTCTCTGGTCAATGGATGTAG